Proteins encoded together in one bacterium window:
- a CDS encoding Rne/Rng family ribonuclease yields the protein MAKKILINNELWQTRVALLNDNKLQDIYFDTKSKEDLERCYFKGRITKVLPGIQTAFVDIGHSKSGFLHITEVDRSLATEKISEFLQLDDEEELSKREFKSSLDISKIFNEGEDVLVQVIKEPIHEKGAKLTTCFTLPGKFVVLMPNIPQIGVSKKIEDRDERTRLKEIVAQCIPEGMGAIARTTAEGRQQKAIEKDIEVLLSTWKSVQKKFAKAKPGEKVHEDLSLSLRTVRDHLDDDVEAVITDDKQDQEKLTSVVQALTPEFANRIRFYEGTPPLFDKFDIEKQIEKALQKKVQLKSGGSLIIESTEAMTVVDVNTGKFTGSNNMEDTILRTNLEAAEEIATQLRLRNIGGLIVIDFIDMANQSNRQKLSRHFEKNLHERDKYQSVTLKVSEFGIIQMTRKRSGKTLVQQLMHVCQTCHGSGAVKSTSTLSFELLQEFSKEVVRKNIKDSIVLSIPLKVFDYLIHHEYKSILQLEKKLSIKIVLESNEDLEGNHFQITKG from the coding sequence ATGGCAAAAAAAATTCTTATCAACAATGAACTGTGGCAGACGCGCGTTGCCCTATTAAATGACAACAAACTTCAGGATATTTACTTTGATACCAAAAGTAAGGAAGATCTTGAACGTTGTTATTTTAAAGGCCGCATCACCAAAGTTCTCCCTGGCATACAAACGGCATTTGTTGATATCGGCCACAGCAAGTCTGGTTTTTTGCATATCACTGAAGTTGACCGCTCTCTTGCAACTGAAAAAATTTCAGAATTTTTGCAACTCGACGACGAAGAAGAATTGAGCAAACGCGAGTTTAAATCATCACTTGATATCAGCAAAATCTTCAATGAAGGTGAAGACGTCTTAGTACAAGTTATTAAAGAACCCATTCATGAAAAAGGCGCAAAACTTACTACTTGCTTTACGTTACCTGGTAAATTTGTAGTACTCATGCCTAATATTCCACAAATTGGTGTTTCAAAAAAAATTGAAGACCGCGACGAACGCACGCGCTTAAAAGAAATTGTAGCACAATGCATTCCTGAAGGCATGGGCGCTATTGCTCGGACAACGGCAGAAGGTCGCCAACAAAAAGCTATAGAAAAAGATATCGAAGTGCTGCTTTCAACCTGGAAGTCAGTCCAAAAAAAGTTTGCCAAAGCAAAACCAGGCGAAAAGGTACACGAAGATCTTTCGCTTTCATTGCGTACTGTACGCGACCATTTGGACGATGACGTTGAGGCGGTCATCACGGACGACAAGCAAGACCAAGAAAAACTTACTTCCGTTGTACAAGCGTTGACGCCAGAATTTGCCAACCGTATAAGGTTTTACGAAGGCACACCACCTCTTTTTGATAAGTTTGATATCGAAAAACAAATCGAAAAAGCACTGCAAAAAAAGGTACAGCTCAAGTCAGGCGGCTCGTTGATCATTGAATCAACCGAAGCAATGACGGTTGTTGACGTCAATACTGGCAAATTCACAGGCTCCAACAACATGGAAGATACTATTCTACGCACCAATCTTGAAGCAGCTGAAGAAATTGCAACACAGCTACGCTTACGCAATATTGGCGGTCTGATCGTTATCGATTTTATTGATATGGCCAACCAAAGCAATCGTCAAAAACTTTCCCGCCATTTTGAAAAGAATTTACACGAACGCGACAAATACCAATCGGTTACTTTAAAAGTTTCAGAATTTGGTATTATTCAAATGACACGTAAGCGCTCAGGCAAAACATTGGTGCAGCAACTGATGCATGTGTGCCAAACCTGCCATGGCAGTGGCGCCGTGAAATCAACATCAACACTCAGCTTTGAACTATTGCAAGAATTTAGCAAAGAAGTTGTACGGAAAAATATTAAAGATTCCATTGTCTTGAGCATCCCACTCAAGGTATTTGACTATCTCATTCATCATGAGTATAAATCAATTTTACAACTGGAAAAAAAGCTTAGCATAAAAATTGTTTTAGAAAGTAATGAAGATCTTGAAGGTAACCACTTTCAGATCACAAAAGGTTAA
- the gatB gene encoding Asp-tRNA(Asn)/Glu-tRNA(Gln) amidotransferase subunit GatB, with protein MSVQTKGVLEKYPSYQATIGIEVHVQLKTKSKIFCGCSNHFGDEPNTNICQVCAGYPGTLPMLNKKVVDFAIMAGLAADCSITQKTDFARKHYMYPDLPKNYQITQDDNPICKNGHIAIELEDGSEKKIGIIRMHMEEDAGKNLHTSMGTSLVDLNRAGTPLLEIVSHPDIANAQEARSYLMRLRSLVQYLGISDADMEKGSFRADVNISVKKRTATELGTRVEVKNINSFKYIGQAIDYEIERHITTLETGERINLETRLWDSKQNKTYFMRSKEEMADYRYLTEPDLPLIVIDDAWIEDLRKLIPELPHPKLMRFQKEYGLSNYEATILIDTQERANFFEAAVNYGAPAKPIANWMLRNLLSFLNESKRSLTESPITPHHLAALVLEIENSTINNKIAQEVFTEMATSGKMPAVIIEEKDLKQVGSTDELEALVKNIVESNPDSVAKFKGGQDRVFGFFVGQVMKATQGKANPAVINELLKKYLA; from the coding sequence ATGTCAGTACAAACAAAAGGCGTTTTAGAAAAATATCCTTCGTACCAAGCAACAATTGGTATTGAAGTGCATGTTCAACTTAAAACAAAATCAAAAATATTTTGTGGTTGTTCCAATCATTTTGGCGATGAACCAAATACTAATATTTGCCAGGTCTGCGCCGGCTATCCGGGTACCTTGCCAATGTTAAATAAAAAAGTTGTTGATTTTGCCATCATGGCTGGCCTTGCGGCCGATTGCTCCATTACTCAAAAAACAGATTTTGCTCGCAAACATTACATGTACCCTGATCTGCCAAAAAATTACCAAATCACACAAGACGATAACCCAATTTGCAAAAATGGGCATATCGCTATTGAACTTGAAGATGGCTCTGAAAAAAAAATTGGCATTATCCGCATGCACATGGAAGAAGACGCCGGTAAAAATCTTCATACGTCCATGGGCACCAGCTTGGTTGATTTAAACCGCGCAGGCACCCCACTCTTAGAAATTGTCAGCCACCCTGACATTGCCAACGCTCAAGAAGCACGTTCCTATTTAATGCGCTTGCGTTCACTAGTACAATATCTTGGTATCAGCGATGCGGACATGGAAAAAGGATCATTTCGCGCTGATGTGAATATTTCAGTGAAAAAAAGAACAGCAACCGAACTTGGTACACGCGTTGAAGTTAAAAATATTAACTCATTCAAATACATTGGCCAAGCCATTGATTACGAAATTGAGCGACATATTACCACGCTTGAAACGGGCGAAAGAATAAATCTAGAAACACGCCTGTGGGACAGCAAACAAAATAAAACCTACTTCATGCGCTCAAAAGAAGAAATGGCAGACTACCGTTATTTGACTGAGCCAGACTTACCATTGATCGTAATTGATGATGCATGGATTGAAGACTTACGCAAACTTATTCCAGAACTACCACACCCAAAACTGATGCGCTTTCAAAAAGAATATGGCCTTTCAAACTACGAAGCTACCATCTTGATCGACACCCAAGAACGTGCTAATTTTTTTGAAGCAGCAGTCAACTACGGCGCCCCAGCAAAGCCAATTGCTAATTGGATGCTACGTAATTTGTTAAGTTTTTTAAATGAAAGCAAACGTTCATTAACAGAAAGCCCAATTACGCCACACCATTTGGCCGCATTAGTTCTTGAAATTGAAAACAGCACCATCAACAATAAAATTGCTCAAGAAGTCTTTACCGAAATGGCAACAAGCGGCAAAATGCCGGCAGTCATTATCGAAGAAAAAGATTTAAAACAAGTTGGCTCAACTGACGAACTTGAAGCACTCGTCAAAAATATTGTTGAAAGCAACCCAGACTCAGTTGCCAAATTTAAAGGCGGCCAAGACCGCGTATTTGGCTTTTTTGTAGGTCAAGTTATGAAAGCCACACAAGGCAAAGCGAACCCAGCTGTTATTAATGAATTGCTGAAAAAGTATCTCGCTTAA
- a CDS encoding trypsin-like peptidase domain-containing protein encodes MNDQQNSVVQLLVQVAEFNWAEPYRQPTGSNAYGSGFFIDALGHLVTSYHVVAQAVSIEFYLPSFGKERFQAKIVGVCPTRDVALLKATDESIERIKKTLGEISFLNLGDSDNVIRTQEVITLGFPLGQDAIKKYTRDCEWLAAYYGRVVYSNNSSA; translated from the coding sequence ATGAATGATCAGCAAAATTCCGTCGTACAGTTGCTTGTGCAAGTAGCTGAATTTAATTGGGCAGAGCCTTATCGCCAGCCAACGGGCTCAAACGCCTACGGCAGTGGTTTTTTCATTGATGCGCTTGGGCATTTGGTTACCAGCTATCATGTAGTGGCGCAAGCGGTGAGTATAGAATTTTATTTGCCTTCGTTTGGTAAAGAGAGATTTCAAGCAAAAATTGTTGGTGTGTGTCCCACGCGTGACGTTGCTTTGCTCAAAGCGACTGATGAATCGATTGAAAGAATAAAAAAAACACTTGGTGAGATTTCATTTTTAAATCTTGGTGATTCTGATAATGTGATACGGACACAAGAAGTTATTACGCTTGGCTTTCCGCTGGGGCAAGACGCTATCAAAAAGTACACAAGGGATTGTGAGTGGCTGGCAGCATATTATGGGCGAGTCGTTTATTCAAATAACAGCAGCGCTTAA
- a CDS encoding trypsin-like peptidase domain-containing protein, with product MKKKKSSLVLLGFATSLCLCVSLCAKRKPLSKSVDVAAPIAPNWRQVQKRAKDTVVQVFSETSSFNWKEPFKSPKQSQSWGTAFFFKEDGYLISNYHVIDECVAIKIQLPSLGKERYDVKVVGVCPERDIAVLKLTDDAREKITEALGTLPFLNLGDSDKIVRTQEILALGYPLGQEKLKSTQGIVSGREGLWGESYIQITAAINPGNSGGPSLNSDGDVIGINTASIAKAQNVGYIIPINDVMNVIDALHTTKLLRKPLLGAKFNNSSKDMLDYFNNPLPGGIYLARVYKDTLLEKADLKEGDMLYGINEHVLDLYGEAHVLWSEDKVPLVSLLNRFKLGQKITLDFYRHGKKMNTAFDFTLQEPLPIRKFYPEFEKIDYEIIGGMVVMALTQNHIDIFEEVHDQLSKYRRRENQYQARLILTHVFNNSPTQRARVLVAGDIIEEVNGQKVYTLEDFRRAVKQNKDFVSVKTDTKRFMVLSMETVLQEEDQLARQNFYKKSPLVQELEA from the coding sequence ATGAAAAAAAAGAAAAGTTCCTTAGTGCTTTTGGGTTTTGCAACAAGTTTGTGTCTGTGTGTTTCATTGTGTGCTAAACGCAAGCCGCTTAGTAAGTCTGTTGATGTAGCCGCTCCTATTGCGCCAAATTGGCGGCAGGTACAAAAACGTGCTAAAGACACGGTGGTACAAGTATTTTCTGAAACATCGAGTTTTAATTGGAAAGAACCGTTTAAGTCGCCCAAACAAAGTCAGTCGTGGGGAACGGCGTTTTTCTTTAAAGAAGATGGGTACTTGATTTCTAATTATCATGTTATTGACGAGTGTGTAGCGATAAAAATTCAGCTGCCTTCGTTGGGCAAAGAACGCTATGATGTTAAGGTGGTTGGTGTTTGTCCTGAGCGTGATATTGCGGTATTAAAGCTTACTGATGATGCGCGTGAAAAAATAACTGAAGCGCTTGGAACATTGCCATTTTTAAATTTGGGTGACTCCGACAAGATAGTGCGTACACAAGAAATTTTGGCGCTTGGTTATCCGCTTGGGCAGGAAAAGCTTAAAAGTACGCAAGGCATTGTGAGTGGACGCGAGGGTTTGTGGGGGGAGTCTTATATTCAAATTACGGCAGCTATCAACCCTGGTAATTCTGGTGGTCCTTCGTTGAATTCTGATGGCGATGTTATTGGTATCAATACTGCTTCCATTGCCAAAGCGCAAAATGTTGGTTACATCATTCCGATCAATGATGTGATGAATGTTATCGATGCCTTGCATACCACAAAATTGTTGCGCAAGCCGCTGTTGGGTGCCAAGTTCAATAATAGTAGTAAAGATATGCTCGATTATTTTAATAATCCGTTACCGGGTGGTATCTACCTTGCGCGTGTTTATAAAGATACGTTACTTGAAAAAGCAGACCTTAAAGAAGGCGATATGTTGTATGGTATCAATGAGCATGTTCTTGATTTGTACGGCGAAGCACATGTGTTGTGGAGTGAAGACAAAGTGCCTCTGGTGTCGTTGCTCAATCGGTTCAAATTGGGACAAAAAATTACCTTAGATTTTTATCGCCATGGAAAAAAAATGAATACAGCATTTGATTTTACGTTGCAAGAGCCACTGCCTATTCGTAAGTTTTATCCCGAGTTTGAAAAGATTGATTATGAAATTATTGGCGGGATGGTGGTGATGGCGCTTACGCAGAATCATATAGATATTTTTGAAGAAGTTCATGATCAGTTGTCCAAATATCGTCGACGTGAAAATCAGTATCAAGCGCGATTAATTTTGACGCATGTTTTTAATAATTCTCCCACACAGCGGGCTCGAGTTCTTGTAGCAGGAGATATTATTGAAGAAGTTAATGGGCAAAAAGTTTATACGTTGGAAGATTTTAGGCGTGCGGTCAAACAGAATAAAGACTTTGTATCGGTAAAGACTGACACAAAGCGGTTTATGGTACTATCAATGGAAACCGTATTGCAGGAAGAAGATCAACTTGCGCGTCAAAATTTTTATAAAAAATCACCTCTGGTGCAAGAGCTTGAGGCATAA
- a CDS encoding trypsin-like peptidase domain-containing protein — protein sequence MKRVLSIRLEMVCAVFLAACYASEVQSKSKDVVPQIQSIATIDNFEYKNQLRVGNNWSDICSNYGNAVLRITACHNVMNIMEPYKIPDQVFSTGTGFVISGDGYVLTNFHVVNQGNPLYAQVPAFGREYFELEFVGANPEKDVALVKIVDRDVEKIKNTLNVDELPYFSFGDSDTLVEAQDVLILGYPQGKENVKSSLGIISGRESTSVGECLQTTAPINPGNSGGPALDEYGNVVGICVLKEVGIETEGVAFLIPINNAKAMLGEFKKNKIMRTPYWGALLTPVSENTLKYLGNPTDGGVYVAKVKKGSLAEQAGLQKGDIVYAVNGTVIDRYGQLNVFWTRDKVSLKDFMARIELGAVATLVYFRNGERLESSVVVTGSDNFAIKRYYPSYEDELPYEVLGAMVFVTLTLDHIDIFREVARHYSAFDISLIAKYENEDKRFEPRLIMTTLLPTSSLHKTRCFIEGDRILRKVNGLTVHTIDELREAIVASKGNEYLTIECEGGSFFCLSVRDIIKEEEMLCQQYGYEKSDLITILQEGL from the coding sequence ATGAAACGAGTATTAAGCATACGCTTGGAGATGGTGTGTGCTGTATTTTTGGCGGCGTGCTATGCGTCAGAAGTGCAGAGTAAGAGCAAAGACGTGGTGCCACAAATTCAGTCAATAGCAACCATTGATAATTTTGAATATAAAAATCAACTACGTGTTGGCAACAATTGGTCTGATATTTGCAGCAACTATGGTAATGCGGTATTGCGGATTACGGCTTGCCATAACGTTATGAACATTATGGAGCCTTACAAAATCCCTGATCAAGTTTTTAGTACGGGTACGGGTTTTGTTATTTCGGGCGATGGGTATGTGTTGACTAATTTTCACGTGGTCAATCAGGGTAATCCGTTATATGCACAAGTACCGGCTTTCGGGCGTGAATATTTTGAGCTTGAATTTGTGGGCGCTAATCCGGAAAAAGATGTAGCGTTGGTTAAGATTGTTGATCGTGATGTAGAAAAAATCAAAAATACATTAAATGTTGATGAGTTGCCTTATTTTTCTTTTGGCGATTCAGACACGCTTGTTGAGGCTCAAGACGTTTTGATTTTGGGTTATCCGCAGGGCAAAGAGAATGTAAAAAGTTCTTTAGGGATTATTTCTGGCCGCGAAAGTACTTCTGTTGGCGAGTGTCTTCAAACAACAGCTCCAATCAATCCAGGTAATTCTGGTGGTCCGGCCCTTGATGAGTATGGTAACGTGGTGGGGATTTGTGTTCTTAAAGAAGTTGGCATTGAAACCGAAGGTGTTGCGTTTCTTATTCCCATTAACAATGCTAAAGCTATGTTGGGAGAATTCAAGAAAAATAAAATTATGCGTACGCCGTACTGGGGCGCTTTGTTGACCCCGGTCTCTGAAAACACGTTGAAATATTTAGGCAATCCTACCGATGGTGGGGTGTATGTTGCTAAAGTTAAAAAAGGTTCATTGGCTGAGCAGGCTGGCTTACAAAAGGGTGATATTGTTTATGCGGTCAATGGTACGGTTATTGATCGTTATGGTCAGCTCAATGTTTTTTGGACGCGCGATAAAGTTTCACTTAAAGATTTTATGGCGCGTATAGAACTGGGTGCGGTTGCAACGTTAGTGTACTTTCGCAATGGTGAGCGTCTTGAATCATCAGTAGTCGTGACTGGTAGTGATAATTTTGCTATCAAGCGTTACTACCCATCATATGAAGATGAGTTGCCATATGAAGTTTTGGGTGCGATGGTTTTTGTTACGTTGACGTTAGATCATATCGATATCTTTCGAGAAGTTGCGCGTCATTACTCGGCTTTTGATATCTCTTTGATTGCCAAGTATGAGAATGAAGATAAGCGCTTTGAGCCACGCTTAATTATGACTACTCTGTTACCAACGTCGAGCTTACATAAAACTCGTTGCTTTATTGAGGGCGATCGTATTTTGAGAAAAGTGAATGGTCTTACGGTTCATACAATTGATGAATTACGGGAAGCAATTGTTGCCAGCAAAGGCAATGAATATTTAACGATTGAATGTGAGGGCGGTTCATTTTTCTGCTTGTCAGTGCGCGATATCATTAAAGAAGAAGAAATGTTATGCCAGCAATATGGTTATGAAAAATCTGATTTGATTACGATTTTGCAAGAAGGTCTTTAG
- a CDS encoding Holliday junction branch migration protein RuvA: MIDYLIGRVEEVSEKSITLDMKGIGMTINVPQAHNIDTNKDIHVFTYLHWNQEQGPTIFGFLSKLDRKVFLLIIDCPKIGPGIALNILSQLSSNQFLEAVSTNDEKTLSSISGIGAKKAEQIIVHLKHKVQKLLLSHEIAFEEQTSFVQWQQVNEVLGSLHYSKPEIAKAMNYLTEKYKGQNGTLDQLIRSALSYLSGNP; this comes from the coding sequence GTGATTGATTATCTAATCGGCAGGGTTGAAGAAGTAAGCGAAAAATCTATCACACTCGATATGAAAGGCATTGGGATGACCATAAACGTCCCACAAGCTCATAATATCGATACCAATAAAGATATTCATGTCTTTACCTACTTACACTGGAACCAAGAGCAAGGCCCAACCATTTTTGGGTTTCTTTCAAAACTTGATCGTAAAGTTTTTTTATTAATTATCGATTGTCCTAAAATTGGCCCCGGCATTGCACTCAACATCTTGTCCCAACTCTCTTCGAACCAATTCCTTGAGGCGGTCAGCACCAACGATGAAAAAACTTTAAGCTCAATCAGTGGCATTGGCGCAAAAAAAGCTGAACAAATTATTGTGCACCTCAAACATAAAGTACAAAAATTACTACTATCGCACGAAATTGCTTTTGAAGAACAAACAAGCTTTGTACAATGGCAGCAAGTTAACGAGGTACTGGGCTCATTGCATTATTCAAAACCTGAAATTGCAAAAGCTATGAATTACTTGACCGAAAAATACAAAGGCCAAAACGGCACTCTCGACCAACTTATTCGTTCTGCATTGTCGTACCTTTCGGGTAATCCTTAA
- a CDS encoding translocation/assembly module TamB domain-containing protein, protein MIKWLRRIILSLLTSLIITMLMVQNSTIINRMALTKLVEFLEQEWHATITIESSSFNFFTSAIMLHHGSVTSTNHQGCSWQFEKANVYISPLTLLRDKKIHLYLTFYTVSGTSGFTDKTPDILTHLYNIFATKPTNIKVSPRSISLHNINIDTTFEKIPLQATINGTFALEKKKLPNKKNRWEGQLTVQSGNVNVHGKQLITNMTGVTTLNKGTHDTQWTMKAKHQLFMPFDQQPYDVRSTLSADQQWVSIHHEPQKLDLSVKRAQEKFVITGNIPLECAQQCINFFTTNTQPDVHTTINGMSNLDLLLDNNGHTIGTITTKKIRYKDYVIEECTCSNILFNQHNLSANLSIRMSPTIEFDGNLGWNLDKKIGTLSIFNKKQLSLAPSTGKVETGWVTKPQQCTVTATITTPWLCTGKYNWTLYNKLIGNTLPLKGIWKMNDQELTINGSLKKDSYVIQAHANPNPHISTILYQQKNTLPVVNMKTKPDSMLLEGSIHYPFVQSLLNQHYKRLVLGSKNFLHLTINQENLKEITGAIGFEQGKLYIPESRNLIEKIASNFTLYPQNKKMVLTDNVIGFCKGSVSCPQATLTFNDSYHLNFLHAPIQIDNLFVNWKKDFYGFIDSNLLLLKFPGSPAHASGNVIVKKSLLKNNIFSEETNTRFFLPSSPLAQNNNTLDLDLRINNEIPIKIVTPSLETTAHLDLHVQYQQQNVAHLPRVNGSITLDNGFIKFLRNKLFIEYGKIQFVTAHANDPLIDLVAKNRINKYMVNLNVTGSLQKPNIVLESSPALSEEQILGLLLAGSENATLQADLPAMIMQNLHNIVLGSKAVLPKTTSFFEKVTRPFKYVQISPNFTDQTGRGGIRGTISIDLNKQIHAQLEKNFNLQDDFAFQVEYFLSDDVNLKAVKDQRGDIGSEVEVRFKF, encoded by the coding sequence ATGATAAAATGGCTTCGTAGAATAATACTCAGCTTACTTACCAGTCTTATTATTACCATGCTCATGGTTCAAAACAGTACCATCATCAATCGCATGGCGTTAACCAAACTTGTAGAATTTTTGGAACAAGAATGGCATGCCACCATTACAATCGAATCAAGCTCGTTCAATTTTTTTACCAGCGCCATCATGTTGCACCATGGTTCGGTAACATCAACCAATCATCAAGGCTGCTCGTGGCAGTTTGAAAAAGCAAATGTTTATATCAGTCCACTCACGCTATTGCGCGACAAAAAAATTCATTTGTACTTAACATTCTACACGGTTTCTGGCACATCAGGCTTTACTGATAAAACACCCGACATACTTACCCACCTCTATAATATTTTTGCAACCAAGCCTACCAATATTAAAGTAAGCCCGCGTAGCATATCACTCCATAACATCAATATTGATACTACTTTTGAAAAAATACCATTACAAGCAACAATCAACGGCACCTTCGCTTTAGAAAAAAAGAAACTACCTAATAAAAAAAATAGGTGGGAAGGGCAACTTACTGTACAAAGTGGTAACGTAAACGTACACGGCAAACAACTCATTACCAACATGACCGGTGTTACCACGTTGAATAAAGGTACACATGATACACAATGGACCATGAAAGCTAAACACCAGCTCTTTATGCCATTTGATCAACAACCATACGATGTGCGGAGCACCCTTTCTGCCGATCAACAATGGGTAAGCATTCATCATGAACCACAAAAACTTGATCTTAGCGTTAAACGCGCGCAAGAAAAATTCGTTATTACAGGCAACATCCCTCTTGAATGCGCCCAGCAATGCATTAACTTTTTCACAACCAACACACAACCTGACGTCCATACAACCATTAACGGCATGAGCAACCTTGATCTTTTACTTGATAACAACGGACATACTATCGGCACCATAACCACAAAAAAAATTCGTTACAAAGATTATGTCATTGAAGAATGCACATGCTCTAATATTCTTTTTAATCAACATAATCTCTCTGCAAATCTCTCTATTCGCATGTCCCCCACTATTGAATTTGACGGCAACCTTGGCTGGAACTTAGATAAAAAAATAGGCACACTAAGCATATTCAATAAAAAACAGCTCTCACTTGCTCCATCAACAGGAAAAGTAGAAACAGGCTGGGTTACAAAACCACAGCAATGCACAGTAACAGCAACTATTACAACGCCATGGTTATGCACTGGTAAGTACAATTGGACCCTTTACAACAAGCTGATTGGTAACACGCTGCCATTAAAAGGCATTTGGAAAATGAACGATCAAGAGCTTACGATCAATGGCAGCCTAAAAAAAGATTCTTATGTCATTCAAGCTCATGCCAATCCAAATCCACATATTTCAACAATTCTTTACCAACAAAAGAACACACTTCCCGTCGTGAACATGAAAACAAAACCAGACAGCATGCTTTTGGAAGGAAGTATCCACTATCCTTTTGTTCAATCATTGCTCAACCAACATTACAAACGATTAGTTTTAGGCAGTAAAAATTTTTTACATCTGACGATCAATCAAGAAAATTTAAAAGAAATTACTGGCGCAATCGGCTTTGAACAAGGGAAATTATATATCCCAGAAAGCAGAAACCTTATTGAAAAAATTGCAAGTAATTTTACCCTCTATCCGCAAAACAAAAAAATGGTACTTACCGATAACGTGATTGGTTTCTGCAAAGGCAGTGTTAGCTGCCCGCAAGCAACACTCACGTTTAACGATAGTTACCATCTTAATTTTCTTCACGCGCCAATTCAAATCGATAACTTATTTGTAAATTGGAAAAAAGACTTTTATGGCTTTATCGACAGTAATTTGTTGCTCCTTAAATTTCCTGGCTCCCCAGCTCATGCGTCTGGCAACGTTATTGTAAAAAAATCGTTACTTAAAAATAATATATTTTCCGAGGAAACAAACACACGCTTTTTCTTGCCTTCAAGTCCTCTGGCTCAAAATAATAATACTCTTGATCTTGACCTACGCATTAATAACGAAATTCCTATAAAAATTGTAACCCCATCTCTTGAAACAACGGCACATCTTGATCTGCACGTACAATATCAACAACAAAATGTTGCCCACTTGCCGCGCGTTAACGGCTCAATTACTCTCGATAATGGCTTTATAAAATTTCTGCGTAACAAATTATTTATTGAATACGGTAAAATTCAATTTGTTACCGCACACGCCAACGACCCACTCATCGATCTGGTCGCCAAAAATAGAATTAATAAATACATGGTCAACCTGAATGTCACCGGCTCCTTACAAAAACCGAATATTGTTTTAGAATCATCCCCCGCTCTAAGCGAAGAACAAATTTTGGGGCTCTTGCTGGCCGGCTCAGAAAATGCCACCTTGCAAGCAGACCTACCAGCAATGATAATGCAAAATTTACACAACATAGTTCTTGGCAGCAAAGCGGTACTGCCAAAAACAACCTCATTTTTTGAAAAGGTTACCCGACCATTTAAATACGTTCAAATATCGCCAAATTTTACCGACCAAACAGGTCGTGGCGGTATTCGTGGCACCATCTCAATTGACTTAAATAAACAGATACACGCACAACTCGAAAAGAATTTTAACTTGCAAGATGACTTTGCCTTCCAAGTGGAATACTTCCTGTCAGACGACGTTAACCTAAAAGCAGTAAAAGATCAGCGTGGTGACATTGGGTCTGAAGTTGAAGTAAGATTTAAATTCTGA
- a CDS encoding DUF1669 domain-containing protein translates to MKKQFCFIALTILIMTQSDSVWCKHQVFFAPGDKPGNELIKMIDQAKKKIHAAVYMFTDNKIAIALINAHKRKVDVQIIVDKTTVESIYGKAQVLQENGISVFVYHPLSSKPTSDNIYQKYPALMHHKFAIIDDKLWTGSFNWTRSANYRNEENALILADKHLHAAFSDRFETLKEKCSAVGTRAPKKARQQENVRTRIVNFLRALHTMVLKPQKLGQ, encoded by the coding sequence ATGAAAAAACAATTTTGTTTTATTGCTCTGACTATTCTGATCATGACTCAATCAGACAGCGTCTGGTGCAAACATCAAGTCTTTTTCGCGCCAGGCGATAAACCGGGCAATGAACTTATTAAAATGATCGATCAGGCAAAAAAGAAAATTCATGCCGCCGTTTACATGTTTACTGATAATAAAATTGCAATCGCTCTCATTAACGCGCACAAACGCAAAGTTGATGTACAAATTATTGTAGACAAAACAACCGTCGAAAGCATATACGGCAAAGCACAGGTTTTACAAGAAAATGGCATCAGTGTTTTTGTATACCATCCGCTCAGCTCAAAACCAACAAGCGATAATATCTACCAAAAATACCCGGCACTCATGCACCACAAATTTGCGATAATCGATGATAAATTATGGACCGGTTCTTTTAATTGGACACGATCTGCAAATTATCGTAATGAAGAAAACGCACTCATTTTAGCGGATAAACATCTGCATGCTGCATTTAGCGATCGCTTTGAAACATTAAAAGAAAAGTGTAGCGCGGTTGGCACGCGAGCTCCTAAAAAAGCCCGCCAACAAGAAAACGTGAGAACGCGCATCGTTAATTTTTTGCGCGCTCTCCACACCATGGTCTTAAAACCACAAAAACTAGGTCAGTAA